A window from Pseudomonas kribbensis encodes these proteins:
- a CDS encoding FAD:protein FMN transferase, whose translation MAGAVLLGDEELLTGRFVLFVGLLGVLSGCGNGDSMESFGGPTMGSTYSIKYVRRANLPAPQDVRVEVEKILADVDQQMSTYRADSDISRFNALPADRCQTMPAPILELVRVGEQLSQQSEGSYDLTVEPLLNLWGFGPQGREEKVPNADALAEVQKRVGYRHLRIDGDRLCKDAAVEVDFNSIAAGYAVDTIAARLNAMGIHDYLAEATGELKASGKKLDGSPWRIALEEPRDDQQVAERVINVDGYGLSTSGDYRNYFQQDGRRYSHTFDARTGAPVVHDLASVTVIHPSALMADGLSTLLLILGPEKAWDYAEKHDIGAFFVIRADTGFVTRTSPAFERLSGAKN comes from the coding sequence ATGGCCGGCGCGGTTTTGCTCGGAGATGAAGAATTGTTAACTGGACGGTTTGTGCTTTTCGTGGGTCTGCTTGGCGTTTTGTCCGGCTGCGGCAATGGCGACTCCATGGAGAGCTTCGGCGGCCCGACCATGGGTAGCACCTATTCGATCAAGTACGTGCGCCGGGCCAATCTCCCGGCGCCGCAGGATGTCCGCGTCGAAGTGGAGAAGATCCTCGCCGACGTGGATCAGCAAATGTCCACCTACCGCGCCGACTCCGATATTTCGCGTTTCAACGCATTGCCCGCCGATCGCTGTCAGACCATGCCCGCACCGATCCTTGAACTGGTGCGGGTTGGCGAGCAGCTGTCACAACAAAGCGAAGGTTCCTACGACCTGACCGTGGAGCCGCTGCTTAATCTCTGGGGTTTCGGTCCACAAGGGCGCGAAGAAAAAGTCCCGAACGCCGATGCGCTGGCCGAGGTGCAGAAGCGGGTGGGTTACCGGCATTTGCGTATCGATGGCGACCGGTTGTGCAAGGACGCGGCGGTCGAGGTTGATTTCAACAGCATCGCTGCCGGTTATGCGGTCGACACTATCGCTGCGCGACTTAATGCCATGGGCATTCATGATTATCTCGCCGAGGCCACAGGCGAGCTCAAGGCGTCCGGGAAGAAACTCGATGGTTCGCCGTGGCGTATTGCTCTGGAAGAGCCGCGAGACGATCAGCAGGTGGCAGAGCGCGTCATTAATGTCGATGGCTATGGACTCTCCACGTCCGGCGACTACCGCAACTATTTTCAGCAGGACGGAAGGCGTTATTCCCACACCTTTGACGCCCGTACCGGAGCGCCCGTCGTACACGACCTGGCGTCAGTCACGGTAATTCATCCTTCAGCCTTGATGGCTGATGGACTATCGACGCTGTTGCTGATTCTCGGCCCGGAAAAGGCCTGGGACTATGCCGAAAAACATGACATTGGTGCATTCTTTGTAATTCGTGCCGATACAGGTTTCGTCACCCGCACCAGTCCGGCGTTCGAACGGCTCAGTGGCGCAAAAAATTGA
- a CDS encoding MFS transporter, which yields MSSSTGKGKAIFRVVSGNFLEMFDFMVYGFYATAIAKTFFPTDSAFASLMLSLATFGAGFLMRPLGAIFLGAYIDRHGRRQGLIITLALMAAGTVLIACVPGYATLGVAAPLIVLFGRLLQGFSAGVELGGVSVYLAEIATPGRKGFFVSWQSASQQAAVVFAGLLGVGLNHWLSPDQMGDWGWRVPFLIGCMIVPVIFVIRRSLEETPEFQARKHRPTLQEIVRSIGQNFGIVLAGMALVVMTTVSFYLITAYTPTFGKAELHLSDFDALLVTVCIGLSNFFWLPVMGALSDKIGRKPLLLGATILAILTAYPALSWLVANPSFSHLLIVELWLSFLYGSYNGAMVVALTEIMPVEVRTTGFSLAYSLATATFGGFTPAACTYLIHVLDNKAAPGIWLSGAAVLGLVATLVLFRGNKHELRTAQAAMPR from the coding sequence ATGTCCTCCTCCACGGGCAAAGGCAAAGCGATTTTTCGCGTTGTCAGCGGCAACTTTCTCGAGATGTTCGACTTCATGGTCTACGGCTTCTACGCCACGGCCATCGCCAAGACCTTCTTCCCTACCGATAGCGCTTTCGCTTCCCTGATGCTTTCGCTCGCCACCTTCGGCGCAGGTTTCCTGATGCGCCCGCTGGGGGCGATCTTCCTTGGCGCCTACATTGACCGACACGGTCGTCGTCAGGGCCTGATCATTACCCTCGCACTGATGGCGGCCGGCACCGTGCTGATCGCCTGCGTGCCGGGCTACGCCACCCTTGGCGTCGCTGCGCCGCTGATCGTGCTGTTCGGCCGATTGCTGCAAGGCTTCTCGGCCGGTGTGGAACTGGGCGGCGTGTCGGTGTACCTGGCGGAAATCGCCACGCCGGGGCGCAAGGGCTTCTTCGTCAGCTGGCAGTCCGCCAGCCAGCAAGCGGCCGTGGTGTTCGCCGGCCTGCTGGGTGTCGGCCTCAACCACTGGCTGAGCCCGGACCAGATGGGCGACTGGGGCTGGCGCGTGCCGTTCCTGATCGGCTGCATGATCGTTCCGGTGATCTTCGTCATTCGTCGCTCGCTGGAGGAAACCCCGGAATTCCAGGCGCGCAAACATCGCCCTACCCTGCAGGAAATCGTCCGCTCGATTGGTCAGAACTTCGGCATCGTCCTCGCCGGCATGGCGCTGGTGGTGATGACCACCGTGTCGTTCTACCTGATCACCGCCTACACCCCGACCTTCGGCAAGGCGGAACTGCACCTGTCGGACTTCGATGCGCTGCTGGTCACCGTGTGCATCGGCCTGTCGAACTTCTTCTGGCTGCCGGTAATGGGTGCACTTTCCGACAAGATCGGACGCAAACCCCTGCTGCTCGGGGCGACGATCCTGGCAATCCTGACCGCCTACCCGGCGCTGTCGTGGCTGGTGGCGAACCCGAGCTTCAGCCATCTGCTGATCGTCGAGTTGTGGCTGTCGTTCCTGTACGGCTCGTACAACGGCGCGATGGTAGTGGCGCTGACCGAAATCATGCCAGTGGAAGTGCGCACGACCGGTTTCTCGCTGGCCTACAGCCTGGCCACGGCGACCTTCGGCGGATTCACTCCGGCAGCCTGCACTTACCTGATCCATGTGCTGGACAACAAGGCGGCACCGGGGATCTGGCTCAGTGGCGCAGCCGTATTGGGCCTGGTCGCGACCTTGGTGCTGTTCCGTGGCAACAAGCACGAACTGCGCACGGCACAAGCCGCCATGCCCCGCTGA
- a CDS encoding glyceraldehyde-3-phosphate dehydrogenase produces MWKVPVTQKPDQCLGEWIDREALAEAMIPLIGQLYRNNNVVSSIYGRSLINQSVIAILKAHRFARHRSSDDSELSVHETFPLLKAMSELKLGAASVDLGKLAFKFRAEGNGRTAEQFVREELADVVGQQNASARKGTDVVLYGFGRIGRLLARILIEKTGGGDGLRLRAIVVRKGAENDLVKRASLLRRDSVHGPFDGTITIDEENNTITANGNLIQVIYAKSPSEVDYTQYGIENALIVDNTGVWRDADGLGQHLACPGAARVILTAPGKGALKNIVHGINHGDITADDKIISAASCTTNAIVPVLKAVNDQYGIVNGHVETVHSFTNDQNLIDNFHKGSRRGRAAPLNMVITETGAATAAAKALPVLKGKLTGNAIRVPTPNVSMAILNLNLEKATTREEINEYLRQMAMHSDLHKQIDYVSSQEVVSTDFVGSRHAGVVDAEATITQDNRVVLYVWYDNEFGYSCQVVRVMEDMAGVNPPAFPR; encoded by the coding sequence ATGTGGAAGGTTCCCGTGACTCAGAAGCCCGACCAGTGTCTTGGTGAATGGATCGACCGTGAAGCACTCGCAGAAGCGATGATTCCGCTTATCGGTCAGCTCTACCGCAATAACAACGTGGTGAGCTCGATCTATGGCCGCAGCCTGATCAACCAGTCTGTCATCGCGATTCTCAAAGCTCACCGCTTTGCTCGCCATCGTTCTTCCGACGATAGCGAACTCTCCGTCCACGAAACATTCCCTCTGCTGAAGGCCATGAGCGAGCTCAAGCTCGGCGCGGCTTCGGTGGATCTGGGCAAGTTGGCGTTCAAATTCCGCGCTGAAGGCAATGGCCGCACGGCCGAACAATTCGTTCGCGAAGAGTTGGCCGATGTCGTGGGTCAGCAAAATGCCTCCGCGCGTAAAGGCACTGATGTCGTGCTCTACGGCTTCGGTCGTATCGGCCGTCTGCTGGCGCGCATCCTGATCGAAAAAACCGGTGGTGGCGACGGCCTGCGTCTGCGCGCCATCGTCGTGCGCAAAGGCGCCGAGAACGATCTGGTCAAGCGTGCCAGCCTGCTGCGTCGTGACTCGGTACACGGCCCGTTCGATGGCACTATCACCATCGACGAAGAAAACAACACCATCACCGCCAACGGCAACCTGATCCAGGTGATCTACGCCAAGAGCCCGAGCGAAGTCGACTACACCCAGTACGGCATCGAAAACGCGCTGATCGTAGACAATACCGGTGTATGGCGTGATGCCGACGGTCTGGGCCAGCACCTGGCCTGCCCGGGCGCTGCTCGCGTGATTCTCACCGCACCGGGTAAGGGCGCGCTGAAGAACATCGTTCACGGTATCAACCACGGCGACATCACTGCTGACGACAAGATCATCTCGGCGGCGTCCTGCACCACCAACGCCATCGTACCGGTGCTCAAGGCCGTCAACGACCAGTACGGCATCGTCAATGGCCATGTCGAAACCGTTCACTCGTTCACCAACGACCAGAACCTGATCGACAACTTCCACAAGGGCAGCCGTCGTGGCCGCGCCGCGCCGCTGAACATGGTTATCACCGAGACCGGTGCTGCCACTGCCGCTGCCAAGGCGCTGCCAGTGCTCAAGGGCAAGCTGACCGGCAACGCGATTCGCGTACCTACGCCGAACGTGTCGATGGCCATTCTGAACCTGAACCTGGAAAAGGCCACCACTCGCGAAGAAATCAACGAGTACCTGCGCCAGATGGCCATGCACTCGGATCTGCACAAGCAGATCGATTACGTCAGCTCGCAGGAAGTGGTTTCCACTGACTTCGTGGGCTCGCGTCACGCCGGTGTCGTGGATGCCGAGGCAACCATCACTCAGGATAACCGCGTTGTTCTGTACGTCTGGTACGACAACGAGTTCGGTTACAGCTGCCAGGTGGTTCGCGTGATGGAAGACATGGCCGGTGTAAACCCGCCAGCATTCCCGCGCTAA
- the mfd gene encoding transcription-repair coupling factor, producing the protein MPVLRLPLLPAAAGKQHWGNLPGAALSLAIAEAASAAKRFTLLLTADSQSAERLEQELSFFAPDLPVLHFPDWETLPYDLFSPHQDIISQRIASLYRLPELEHGVLVVPITTALHRLAPTKFLLGSSLVLDVGQKLDVEQMRSRLEASGYRYVDTVYEHGEFTVRGALIDLFPMGSKLPYRIDLFDDEIETLRTFDPENQRSIDKVDSVKLLPAKEFPLQKEAVTRFKARFRERFDVDFRRCPIFQDLSSGITPAGIEYYLPLFFEETSTLFDYLPQDTQVFSLPGIEQAAENFWNDVRNRYEERRVDPSRPLLPPAELFLPVEDCFARLKNWPRVVASQQDVETGVGRERFPAQALPNLAIEAKATQPLAALSAFLDEFPGRVLFTAESAGRREVLLELLDRLKLRPKTVDSWPDFVASKDRLAITIAPLDEGLMLDDPALALVAESPLFGQRVMQRRRREKRADANNDAVIKNLTELREGAPVVHIDHGVGRYLGLTILEIDNQAAEFLTLEYAENAKLYVPVANLHLIARYTGSDDALAPLHRLGSETWQKAKRKAAEQVRDVAAELLDIYARRAAREGYAFADPKADYATFSAGFPFEETPDQQSTIEAVREDMLAPKPMDRLVCGDVGFGKTEVAMRAAFIAVHGGKQVAILVPTTLLAQQHYNSFRDRFADWPVTVEVMSRFKSAKEVNAAVAELAEGNIDIVIGTHKLLQDDVKIKNLGLVIIDEEHRFGVRQKEQLKALRSEVDILTLTATPIPRTLNMAVSGMRDLSIIATPPARRLSVRTFVMEQNKSTVKEALLRELLRGGQVYYLHNDVKTIEKCAAELAELVPEARIGIGHGQMRERELEQVMSDFYHKRFNVLIASTIIETGIDVPSANTIIIERADKFGLAQLHQLRGRVGRSHHQAYAYLLTPPRQQITGDAEKRLEAIANTQDLGAGFVLATNDLEIRGAGELLGDGQSGQIQAVGFTLYMEMLERAVKSIRKGEQPNLDQPLGGGPEVNLRVPALIPEDYLPDVHARLILYKRIASATDEEGLKDLQVEMIDRFGLLPEPTKNLVRITALKLQAEQLGIKKVDGGPQGGRIEFAAQTPVDPMTLIKLIQSQPKRYKFEGATMFKFQVPMERPEERFNTVEALFERLIPKTV; encoded by the coding sequence GTGCCTGTTCTGCGTCTACCGCTTCTCCCTGCCGCGGCAGGTAAACAGCACTGGGGCAACCTCCCCGGTGCCGCCCTGAGCCTGGCGATTGCCGAGGCTGCCAGCGCTGCCAAGCGCTTCACGTTACTGCTGACCGCCGACAGCCAGAGTGCCGAACGGCTGGAGCAGGAGCTGAGCTTCTTCGCCCCGGATTTGCCGGTGCTGCATTTCCCCGACTGGGAAACCCTGCCCTACGACCTGTTCTCGCCGCACCAGGACATCATCTCCCAGCGCATCGCCAGCCTTTATAGACTGCCGGAGCTGGAGCATGGCGTGCTGGTGGTGCCGATCACCACCGCCCTGCATCGCCTGGCGCCGACCAAATTCCTGCTCGGCAGCAGCCTGGTGCTGGATGTCGGTCAGAAGCTCGACGTCGAGCAAATGCGCTCGCGGCTCGAAGCCAGCGGCTATCGCTACGTCGATACGGTTTACGAACACGGCGAGTTCACCGTACGCGGCGCACTGATCGACCTGTTCCCGATGGGCAGCAAGCTGCCGTATCGAATCGACCTGTTCGACGACGAAATCGAAACCCTGCGCACCTTCGACCCGGAAAACCAGCGCTCCATCGACAAGGTCGATTCGGTCAAGCTGCTGCCGGCCAAGGAATTCCCGCTGCAGAAAGAAGCGGTCACCCGGTTCAAGGCGCGTTTTCGCGAGCGTTTTGATGTCGACTTCCGCCGCTGCCCGATCTTTCAGGATCTGAGCAGCGGTATTACCCCGGCCGGCATCGAGTACTACCTGCCGCTGTTCTTCGAAGAAACCTCGACCCTGTTCGATTACCTGCCCCAGGACACTCAGGTGTTCTCGCTGCCGGGCATCGAGCAAGCGGCGGAAAACTTCTGGAACGACGTGCGCAATCGTTATGAAGAACGCCGCGTCGATCCATCGCGTCCTTTATTGCCGCCCGCCGAACTGTTCCTGCCGGTGGAAGACTGCTTCGCCCGCCTGAAGAACTGGCCGCGCGTGGTCGCCAGCCAGCAGGACGTGGAAACCGGCGTCGGCCGTGAGCGCTTCCCGGCACAGGCCTTGCCGAATCTGGCGATCGAAGCCAAGGCTACGCAACCGCTGGCGGCACTTTCCGCCTTCCTCGACGAATTCCCGGGACGCGTGCTGTTCACCGCCGAATCCGCAGGCCGACGCGAAGTGCTGTTGGAGCTGCTGGACCGTCTGAAGCTGCGACCGAAAACCGTCGACAGCTGGCCGGACTTCGTCGCGAGCAAGGATCGCCTGGCGATCACCATTGCCCCGCTCGACGAAGGCCTGATGCTGGATGACCCGGCGCTGGCACTGGTTGCGGAAAGCCCGCTGTTCGGCCAGCGCGTGATGCAGCGTCGCCGTCGCGAAAAACGCGCCGACGCCAACAACGACGCGGTGATCAAGAACCTCACCGAGCTGCGCGAAGGCGCGCCGGTGGTGCACATCGACCACGGTGTCGGCCGCTATCTCGGCCTGACGATTCTGGAAATCGACAACCAGGCTGCCGAATTCCTGACCCTCGAGTACGCCGAGAACGCCAAGCTCTACGTGCCGGTGGCCAACCTGCACCTGATCGCCCGCTACACCGGCAGCGACGATGCACTGGCGCCGCTGCACCGCCTCGGCTCCGAGACCTGGCAGAAAGCCAAGCGCAAGGCTGCCGAACAGGTGCGCGACGTGGCTGCCGAACTGCTCGACATCTATGCCCGCCGCGCCGCCCGCGAAGGTTATGCGTTTGCCGATCCGAAAGCCGATTACGCAACCTTCAGCGCCGGCTTCCCGTTCGAGGAAACCCCGGACCAGCAATCCACCATCGAAGCCGTTCGCGAAGACATGCTCGCACCGAAACCGATGGATCGACTGGTCTGCGGTGACGTGGGTTTCGGCAAGACCGAAGTGGCCATGCGCGCCGCGTTCATCGCGGTGCATGGCGGCAAGCAAGTGGCGATCCTGGTGCCGACCACCCTGCTCGCCCAGCAGCACTACAACAGCTTCCGTGACCGCTTCGCCGACTGGCCGGTGACCGTGGAAGTGATGAGCCGCTTCAAGTCCGCCAAGGAAGTGAACGCTGCCGTCGCCGAACTGGCCGAAGGCAACATCGACATCGTCATCGGCACCCACAAGCTGCTACAGGACGACGTCAAGATCAAAAACCTCGGGTTGGTGATCATCGACGAAGAACACCGTTTCGGTGTCCGCCAGAAGGAACAGCTCAAGGCCCTGCGCAGCGAAGTCGACATTCTGACGCTGACCGCCACGCCGATTCCGCGCACGCTGAACATGGCGGTGTCGGGCATGCGCGACCTGTCGATCATCGCCACACCGCCGGCGCGACGCCTGTCGGTGCGCACCTTCGTCATGGAGCAGAACAAGAGCACGGTCAAAGAGGCCTTGCTGCGTGAGCTGTTGCGTGGCGGTCAGGTCTACTACCTGCACAACGATGTGAAGACCATCGAAAAATGCGCCGCAGAACTGGCCGAACTGGTGCCGGAAGCGCGGATCGGCATCGGCCACGGGCAAATGCGCGAACGCGAACTCGAACAGGTGATGAGCGACTTCTACCACAAGCGCTTCAACGTGCTGATCGCCTCGACCATCATCGAGACCGGCATTGACGTGCCGAGCGCCAACACCATCATCATCGAGCGCGCCGACAAGTTCGGCCTGGCGCAGTTGCACCAGTTGCGCGGCCGCGTGGGTCGTAGCCACCACCAGGCTTACGCCTACCTGCTGACACCGCCACGCCAGCAGATCACCGGCGATGCGGAAAAACGTCTGGAAGCGATTGCCAATACTCAGGATCTGGGCGCGGGCTTCGTGCTGGCCACCAACGACCTGGAAATCCGTGGCGCCGGAGAACTGCTGGGCGATGGCCAGAGCGGTCAGATTCAGGCCGTCGGCTTCACGCTGTACATGGAAATGCTCGAGCGCGCGGTGAAGTCGATTCGCAAGGGCGAACAGCCGAACCTCGATCAACCGCTCGGCGGCGGCCCGGAAGTCAACCTGCGGGTGCCCGCACTGATTCCGGAAGATTATCTGCCGGACGTGCACGCACGCCTGATCCTGTACAAGCGCATCGCTTCGGCCACCGACGAGGAAGGCCTGAAAGATCTGCAGGTGGAGATGATCGACCGCTTCGGGCTGCTGCCGGAGCCGACCAAGAATCTGGTGCGCATCACGGCGCTGAAATTGCAGGCCGAGCAGCTGGGCATCAAGAAAGTCGATGGCGGCCCGCAAGGCGGACGCATCGAGTTCGCGGCGCAGACGCCGGTCGACCCGATGACCCTGATCAAACTGATCCAGAGTCAGCCAAAACGCTACAAATTCGAAGGTGCCACGATGTTCAAGTTCCAGGTGCCGATGGAGCGCCCGGAAGAGCGCTTTAATACTGTAGAGGCGCTGTTCGAGCGCCTCATTCCGAAAACTGTTTGA
- a CDS encoding CsiV family protein, translated as MRLFRSLTLLLTLVAPSAFADDLYQVEMILVRQNAVPAIVSRAAPEDWAAGAQRLGDDSKRTTALNDVANKLTASGEYSVLMHKAWQQTLGETPAKVAVSEGQEQFGQFPVEGTIEMKLGRFTDVNADFWVNQIDANGMVTASERLKQESHTKNGQLNYLDNGHLALLIKITSLTAPAPREAPEVVPD; from the coding sequence ATGCGCCTGTTTCGCTCACTGACCTTGTTGTTGACGCTGGTCGCCCCTTCGGCATTTGCCGATGACCTGTATCAGGTCGAAATGATTCTGGTACGCCAGAACGCCGTGCCGGCCATTGTCAGCCGCGCCGCGCCAGAAGACTGGGCGGCCGGCGCCCAGCGTTTGGGCGATGACAGCAAGCGCACCACAGCGCTGAACGACGTCGCCAACAAACTCACCGCCAGCGGTGAATACAGCGTGCTGATGCACAAGGCCTGGCAGCAGACACTCGGCGAGACGCCGGCGAAGGTCGCGGTCAGCGAAGGTCAGGAGCAGTTCGGTCAGTTCCCGGTCGAGGGCACGATTGAAATGAAACTCGGGCGCTTCACCGATGTGAACGCCGATTTCTGGGTCAACCAGATCGATGCCAACGGCATGGTCACCGCCAGCGAACGCCTGAAGCAGGAAAGCCACACCAAGAACGGCCAGCTCAACTACCTGGACAACGGCCACCTCGCCCTGCTGATCAAGATCACTTCACTGACGGCGCCTGCGCCTCGGGAAGCGCCTGAAGTCGTTCCGGACTGA
- a CDS encoding DEAD/DEAH box helicase, producing the protein MSPPLSKPLASSWVSRFKEQSLERGRRYALENRVRIVQVGDATITASCEGSGGNIYRQTIHLRESAKGTLLMVDATCTCPVHSNCKHCAAVLLQVQETLEYPAAAKDAELLEKLQAVLENRSPKAPPQVLVDNVQPVPRLWLASVEFSAFEPRNGKMQRYIQHRAALSFSYLDEYVSGQKNSDILIRQEAQTLRVKRQPDVEQSYREQLRILGFRIATRQSKALPESAGELYEMVNDSAWLTFTLNDLPKLRTQGWELLVDDEFGFDLTAVDDWYATVEQTPERDWFDLELGIIVNGERLSLLPILLNLMRSHTEILNPERLARRRDDELILVNIPQRNSEHGPLQVALPLGRLKPVLATLGEFYLQEPGETTLRLSKADATRLNSLEGIPLLWEGGEQIRSFAQRLRDIRDYSAEAPQGLNATLRPYQLEGLSWMQSLRQLEVGGILADDMGLGKTLQTLAHILSEKNAGRLDRPCMVVMPTSLIPNWLDEAAHFTPQLKVVALYGASRKKHFEHLADYDLILTTYVLLPKDVERLVQQPLHVLVLDEAQYIKNPNSKAAQAARELNARQRLCLSGTPLENHLGELWSLFHFLLPGWLGDVKSFNADYRVPIEKRASEVRLQHLNGRIKPFLLRRTKEQVATELPPKTEIIHWVELNEAQRDVYETMRLAMDKKVRDEITRKGVARSQIIILEALLKLRQVCCDLRLVNDATLPARGSTSGKLDSLMEMLEELFEEGRRILLFSQFTSMLSLIEDELKKRNVPYALLTGQTRDRRTPVKEFQSGKRQIFLISLKAGGVGLNLTEADTVIHYDPWWNPATENQATDRAYRIGQEKPVFVYKMIARGTVEEKIQHLQKEKSDLAAGVLDGRKAGDWKLQSDDIEALFAPLPDKFEKR; encoded by the coding sequence ATGTCCCCGCCTCTGAGTAAACCGCTGGCCTCCTCCTGGGTCAGCCGGTTCAAGGAACAAAGCCTGGAGCGTGGCCGCCGCTACGCCCTGGAAAACCGGGTGCGGATCGTGCAGGTCGGCGATGCGACCATTACCGCCAGTTGCGAAGGCTCTGGTGGCAACATTTATCGTCAGACGATTCATCTGCGCGAGTCAGCCAAAGGCACGTTATTGATGGTCGACGCCACATGCACCTGCCCGGTCCACAGCAACTGCAAACACTGTGCGGCGGTCTTGCTGCAAGTGCAGGAAACCCTCGAATACCCGGCCGCCGCCAAAGACGCCGAACTGCTGGAAAAGCTCCAGGCCGTACTGGAAAACCGCAGCCCCAAGGCTCCGCCGCAAGTGCTGGTGGACAACGTGCAACCGGTGCCGCGCCTGTGGCTGGCCAGTGTCGAGTTCAGCGCTTTCGAGCCGCGCAACGGCAAGATGCAGCGCTACATCCAGCATCGTGCGGCGCTGTCTTTCAGCTACCTCGACGAATACGTCAGCGGCCAGAAAAACAGCGACATCCTGATTCGCCAGGAAGCGCAGACGCTGCGGGTCAAACGCCAGCCGGACGTCGAGCAAAGCTACCGCGAGCAACTGCGAATTCTCGGCTTTCGCATCGCCACCCGACAAAGCAAGGCACTGCCGGAAAGCGCCGGCGAACTCTACGAGATGGTCAACGACAGCGCCTGGCTGACGTTCACCCTGAACGATCTGCCGAAGCTGCGCACCCAAGGCTGGGAATTGCTGGTCGACGATGAATTCGGCTTCGACCTGACAGCCGTGGACGACTGGTACGCCACCGTCGAGCAGACGCCAGAGCGGGACTGGTTCGATCTGGAACTGGGCATCATCGTCAATGGCGAACGCCTGAGCCTGCTGCCGATCTTGCTGAACCTGATGCGCTCGCACACAGAAATCCTCAACCCCGAACGCCTCGCCCGGCGACGGGACGATGAGCTGATTCTGGTGAACATTCCGCAACGCAACAGCGAGCACGGGCCGTTGCAAGTCGCCCTGCCCCTTGGCCGGTTGAAACCGGTGCTGGCGACGCTGGGCGAGTTCTATCTGCAAGAGCCGGGCGAAACCACCCTGCGCCTGAGCAAGGCCGACGCCACACGCCTGAACTCGCTGGAAGGCATTCCTCTGCTGTGGGAGGGTGGCGAGCAGATTCGCAGCTTCGCCCAACGCCTGCGTGATATCCGCGACTACAGTGCCGAAGCGCCACAAGGGCTGAACGCGACACTGCGCCCTTATCAGCTCGAAGGCTTGAGCTGGATGCAGTCGCTGCGGCAACTTGAGGTTGGCGGGATTCTCGCGGACGACATGGGCCTGGGCAAAACCCTACAGACCCTGGCGCATATTCTCAGCGAGAAAAACGCCGGGCGACTGGATCGACCCTGCATGGTGGTGATGCCCACCAGCCTGATCCCCAACTGGCTGGACGAAGCGGCGCACTTCACGCCACAGCTCAAAGTGGTGGCCCTGTACGGCGCCAGCCGCAAAAAGCATTTCGAACACCTGGCCGATTACGACCTGATCCTCACAACCTATGTGCTGCTGCCCAAGGATGTCGAGCGTCTCGTACAGCAACCGCTGCATGTATTGGTGTTGGACGAGGCGCAATACATCAAGAACCCGAACAGCAAGGCCGCTCAGGCTGCCCGCGAGCTGAACGCCCGTCAGCGCCTGTGCCTGAGCGGTACGCCACTGGAAAATCACCTCGGCGAACTGTGGTCGCTGTTTCATTTCCTGCTGCCCGGCTGGCTCGGCGACGTCAAAAGCTTCAACGCCGATTACCGCGTGCCGATCGAAAAGCGCGCCAGCGAAGTCAGACTTCAACACCTCAACGGTCGGATCAAACCCTTTCTGCTGCGTCGCACCAAGGAACAGGTCGCGACCGAGTTGCCGCCGAAAACCGAGATCATCCATTGGGTCGAGCTCAACGAGGCGCAGCGCGACGTGTACGAAACCATGCGCCTGGCCATGGACAAGAAGGTGCGCGACGAGATCACTCGCAAGGGCGTGGCGCGCAGCCAGATCATCATTCTCGAAGCGCTGCTCAAGTTGCGTCAGGTCTGCTGTGATTTGCGCCTGGTCAACGACGCCACCCTGCCCGCTCGCGGCAGCACCTCGGGCAAGCTCGACAGCCTGATGGAAATGCTCGAGGAGCTGTTTGAGGAAGGGCGACGGATCCTGCTGTTTTCACAGTTCACTTCGATGCTGTCATTGATCGAGGACGAGCTGAAAAAGCGCAATGTCCCCTATGCACTGCTGACAGGACAGACTCGGGATCGGCGCACGCCTGTGAAAGAATTCCAGAGCGGCAAGCGTCAGATCTTTCTTATCAGCCTGAAGGCTGGCGGTGTGGGTCTGAACCTGACGGAAGCGGACACCGTGATTCACTACGATCCGTGGTGGAACCCGGCGACCGAAAACCAGGCCACCGACCGTGCGTATCGCATTGGCCAGGAGAAGCCGGTATTCGTCTACAAGATGATTGCCCGGGGCACGGTCGAGGAGAAGATTCAGCATCTGCAGAAGGAAAAATCCGACCTGGCGGCCGGCGTGCTGGATGGGCGCAAGGCCGGGGACTGGAAGTTGCAGAGCGATGATATCGAGGCGCTGTTTGCGCCGTTGCCGGACAAGTTTGAAAAGCGCTGA